TGTAGCAGCCGGGGCACTCTGCCGACAAGCCCTGAGGCTGGTGTGCGCGTGACCGACACCGGGAGATAACGGGAGCACGAGGGAATGGCCCGAGCATCGGATCGCCACCACGATCGGGAGGGACTCGGAATCCAGCTCGTGGGCGAGGTGACGTGGGGTCCGTCGGCGACGGTCGAGGGATGTGATCATGCGCGCCAGCGGGGCGGAGGTGGCGGCGAGGATCCCCGGGGATCCGGAGCCGCACGCCGGGCCGACCAGGAACCGACCGGGCCGGAGGCGCTGGCGATGGCGGACATCGCGGCCGCGGTCGCCGACGCCGACGCCGACGCCGACGCCGACGGTGGACGGTGGACGGTGGACGGTCACGCACCGGGAGGAGCTCCTCGGAGGATTCGCGCGTCACGAGCGGTCCACGAGGCGCACGAGTCACAGTTCGACGCCGGGATCATCGCGTGCAGGGCACTGCCCGCCGGCGAGATGAGGACGGTCACCTGCACCGCGAAGGACCGCGCCGGCAACAGCCGCACCACCGCATTCGACCTGATCGTGACGCGCGCCGGATCGTAACGGGCTGACGCACGTCACGACGGCCCCGCCACCTCGCCGGACGGGGGGCTGCGGCACGCGCCGGGATACTGTCGGAGGATCGCGCGACAGCACGTGTCCCGCCTGGACCGGCAGCCGCCGCGCGGAGGGAGACCACCATGACCACGCAGACCCGCCTCGTCGCCGTCACCGGCGTCACCGGCGCCATCGGGGGAGCGGTGGCCCGCCAGCTCGCCGACGCCGGGCTCCCGCAGCGGCTCCTCGCGCGCACGCCGTCGCGCGCGCCCGACCTGGCCGACGCCACGGTGCACGAGGTGACGTACGGGGATCGCGCGGCGACTCTCCGGGCGCTCACGGGCGTCGAGATCCTGTTGATGGTGTCGGCCGCCGAGGACGAGCACCGGCTCGCGCAGCACGTCGCGTTCGTCGACGCGGCGGCGGAAGCCGGCGTCCGCCACGTGGTGTACACGTCCTTCCAGGGCGCGGCCCCCGACGCGACCTTCACGCTGGCGCGCGACCACCACGCGACCGAGGACCGGATCCGCGCGTCCGGCATGGCCTGGACGTTCCTCCGCGACGCCTTCTACATCGACTTCGTCAGCCAGCTCGTCGGCGACGACGGCGTGATCCGCGGCCCCGCCGGCGACGGGCGGGTGGCCGCCGTCACGCGCGCCGACGTCGCCCAGGTGGCGGCGACGATCCTGCGGGATCCGGAGTCCCACGCGGGTGCCACCTACGAGCTGACGGGGCCGGAGGCGCTGACCATGGCCGAGATCGCGGCGACGGTCGCGGCAGCCCGGCAGCGGACCGTGACGTACCGGGACGAGACCCTCGAGGAGGCGCGCGCGTCACGTGCGGTGTGGCAGGCGCCCGAGTGGCAGCTGGACGCCTGGATCAGCACGTACACGGCCATGGCAGCCGGCGAGATGGCGCACGTGAGCGGCGACGTCGAGCGCGTCCTCGGTCGCCGGCCCGTGAGCCTGGCGGAGTTCCTGGCCTCGGAGGGGCGCGACGAGAGCCGCTCCGCATCAGCTACATGACATAACGTCGATTATCGGCGCATAGCCGATAGTCGAGGGAAGCCCCGATGGAAGGCCCTCACGGCTTCCGCGACAGCACCTCGCGCGTGACCTCCACGAGCTCCGCCGGCTCTAACGGATCCGCCGTCGCAGCGAGCTCGTCGAGCGTGAACCAGCGGTGCGCATGGATGTCGTCGAACTCGTCGGGCATCCAGTTGTCGGACACCGGCGCGAACGCCGTGGTGCGCACCAGGTAGAACGTCGAGTGGCCGGTGTCGAGGTCGCCGTCGATGCGCTGTCGCGCGTAGTCGTGCTCCCAGACCGGCTCGCCGACGGACTCGACGCGCAGGCCGGTCTCCTCGAAGAGCTCGCGGCGGGCGGCCTGGGCGGGTGACTCCCCCGGGTCGATCCCGCCGCCGGGCGTGAGCCAGCGCGGCGGCAGGTCCACGTCCACGGAGTAGTTCGTGAGGAACAGCAGCAGCCGCTCGCGCTCGTCGACCAGCAGGATGCGCGCGGTGTCGCGGACATGGCGAACGGCCTCGTCGCTCATCGCCCGCCGCCGTCGACCGGCAGGTGCCGGGCCCACCAGTCGAGGATCGCCTCGAAGCGCTGCACGCGGTGGCGCGGCCGACCGGATCGGCTGAGCTCGTGGTCCTCGCCCGGGAAGACGAGCATCTCGGTCTCGACCCCCGACCGCACGAGCGCCAGGTGGTACCGCTCGGCCTGCGACAGCGGGCAGCGGAGGTCGTCCTCGGAGTGGACGACGAGCGTCGGCGTGCGCACCTGGTGCGCGAACGCCTGCGGGCTCTGCGCGCGACGCGTCTCCTCGTCGTGGCCCGTGTACTCCTCGCCGAAGAACGTGCCGATGTCGGACGTGCCGGTGAACAGCTCCGGGTCGAGGAACCCGCGTTCGACGATGGCGCCCTGGAAGCGGTGCTCGTGCGCGATGGTCCACGCGGTGAGGTAGCCGCCGTAGGAGCCGCCCATGATGCCGGCGCGGGACCCGTCGATGGTGTCGTGCACCGCGATCGCGCCGTCGAGGAAGTCGAGCACGTCGTGCATGTCGACCGTGCCCATGCGCTCCTTGATGACGCGGCCGTGCTCCTGGCCGTAGCCGGCGGCGCCGCGCGGGTTGCACAGCAGCACCGCGTAGCTGGCGTCGGCGTAGACCTGCGCCTCGTCGAAGAGGTGCACGCCGTAGGCGGCGTAGGGCCCGCCGTGGATCACGAGGACGACCGGGTGCGGCCCCTCCCCCTCCGGCAGCACGACCCAGCCGTGCACCGGGTAGCCGTCGCGGCCCTCGACCACCAGCTCGTGCAGCGGTCGGATCCCCGCGTCGCGCAGCGGTGCGGAGAAGTCCGTGAGCGGGACGAGCGCGGAACCGGCGTCGGCGGGGCGGTCGGCGCGGACGAGCGCCAGGTCGCCGTGCGTGCGCGGGTCGGTGAGGGCGACCACGACGGCCCCTCCCCCGACGCCGACCCCGGTGATCTCGACCTGGTCGTCCACGAGCGCCTCGACGGCGCCATCCGCGGTGACGCGCAGCAGCTGCACGGTGCCGCGCGATCCGTTGAGCACGAGCACGGCGTCGCGGTCCTCCACCGTGATGCCGCTGCCGCCGAGGTCGACGGTCTCGGCGTCCGTGAGGACGCGCGGCGCGGCGTCGTCGGCGTCGAGGACGTAGAGCGCGGTGTTGCGGGCGACGAAGTCCACGCCCGACTCCCCGAGGTCCTGAGCCAGCAGGTAGATCCGGCCGCCCTCGACGGACGCGACCTCCGCGATGCCGAGCCCGGCCTCGTGCGACACCACGGTGCGGACCTCGGGCACGCCGCTCGAGGCCTCACCGCGAGCGGGGACCGCGACCGCGTAGGCACCCGAGAGCAGGTCGTCGTCACGGCCGTCGTGGCGCGAGGCCACGAACAGGACCTCGGACCCGTCGGCGGAGAAGCGCGGCGCGTCGTGGTCGACGGGCTCGTCGGTGAGGCGGACGACCGGCGGGACACCCGCGCGCTCGGCGGCGGAGGACTTCGCGTCGACGCCGTCGCCGCGCACGGCGGGATCCGCGGCATCCGTGTAGCCGGACGGCACCGCGGCCACGAAGGGCTCCGCGTCCAGCGCGGGCAGATCCACGAGGAAGAGCTGCGTGTGCCGGTCCGTGGACCAGCCGAGGCCGTTCGCGAGGTACTTCGTGGTGGCGATGCGGCGGGCGGGCTCCGCCGCGGCCGACACGCCCTCGACGCTCCCGTACCGCCCGGGCTCGGCCACGCGCGAGGCATAGACGATGCGCGAGCCGTCGGGCGACCAGTCGAACGCGCCGACACCGAGCAGCTCGTCGGTGAGGGCGACCGGCTCGCCGCCGGTCGACCGGACGACGTGCAGCTGCGGCGGCCCCTTCGGCTCCGCGCGGAGGAACGCGATGACCGATCCGTCCGGCGAGAGCCGCGGCGCAGTGTCGCGGAAGCCGCGCGTGATGCGTCGCGGCGGCGCGGACCCGTCGGTGGTCACCTCCCACAGCTGGCCGGTGTACGCGTCGGCGTGCACCCGCGGGCGCGTCACCGAGACGACGGCCAGGCGGCCGTCGGGCGATACGGCGGGGCGGGAGACGGAGGTGAGGAGGTCGAGATCCGTGGTCTTCATCGGATCGAGCCTAGCCCCGGGTCGTCGCCCGGCCCCGGGTCACTCGGGGCGGAAGCTGCTCGTGTCGCCGACGAGTCGGAGGTGCTCGGCGGGGATCGGGTCGACGACCGCGCGCGCGACCTCGGCCGCGAACTGCGAGACGTTGTAGAGACCCCCGGACGCCTCCTTGCGCTCCTGGATGGCCTCGGGGTTCATGCGGCTGAGGAGCGTGGCGGTGATGGTGCCCTCGATCATGTCGCCGGAGACGACGACGAAGCCGATGCCCCGCTCGTCGAGCTCCGGGATGAGCTCACGCAGGGCGTCCTCCCCCGCGCGCTTGCTGCGCGCGACGGCCTCGTACTCGGGCATCGTCTCGGTGGTGCGGATGAAGTGGGCCTGGTGGCTCGTGACGAAGACGACCCGGCCGCCCTCGGTCAGGAGCGGCAGCGCGCTGCGCAGGACGTTCAGCTGCGCGTCGCGGTTGAGCGTCATGGCGTAGTCCTCGGCCATGCCGCTCTCCATGCCGCCGGATGCGTTCAGGACGAGCACGTCGAGGCCGCCGAGCTCGGCGCGGACGGTCTCCATGAGGCGGTCGACGGACTCGTGATCCGTGAGGTCCGCCCCGACCGCGATGGCCTTCGTGCCGCCCTCGACCAGCTTCGCGACGAGCTTCTCGGCGCGCGCGGCCTTGTTGCGGTAGTTGACGACCACGTCGGCGCCCGCTTCGGCGAGGTACGCGACCGTGTCGGCGCCGATCCCGCGGGACGAGCCGGTGACGAGCGCGCGGCGGCCGCGGAGCTCGTCGGGGGCGAAGGGGCGGATCTCGTCGACGGTGCTCACAGCGGTACTCCTCCAGGTGTGCGCGCCGTTCGCGCGCGACGGGTCGTCCGGCGAGGGACGGATCGGGACGGGCCGCGCGGGCGGGACACCACGCTGACGGCCAGGAGAGCCTATCGCCCGCCGTCCCGGCGGTGGGCTAGGTTCGGGTCATCCGGTCCACGGAGCGAGGGAGCAGCGGGTGACGGTCCTGCTCGACGACCACGCGTGGATCGTCTGGCTCGCCCTCGTCGTGACGGCGGTCGTCGTGGAGATGCGGCGGCTCGACCTGATGGGGCTCTCCGGCGGTGCCGCTGCGCTCGCGGGCCTGCTGTCCGGCCTCGTGGGCGCGCACTGGTGGCTGCAGGCGGTCGTCGCCCTCGTGGCCGCGTCCGCCCTGCTCGGATCCGCGCGACCGGCGCTGCTCCGCGCCCTGCCCGTCGAGGGCCGCCGCGAGGGCGACGACCTCGGACCGGGCGACCCGGCTGCCACGTCCGACGACGACGGACGGCCCGCGTGACGCGCAGCGCCTGGTTCGACGGCGCAGTGCCCCGCGTCCTCGCGCACCGCGGCTGGACCGGATCCGGTGCCGTGGAGAACACCCTCGATGCCTTCCGCGCGGCGTGGGAGCTCGGCGCGACCCATCTCGAGACGGACGTGCACGTCACGGCCGACGGCGCGTGCGTGCTCTGGCACGACGCCGACCTCCGACGCCTCACGGGCCGCCCCGGTCTCGTCCGCGACGCGACGCTCGAGGAGCTGCGCGCCATCGACCTCGGATCCGGCGCGCGCGTCGCCACGCTCGGCGAGCTGCTCGCGGCCCTGCCCGACGCGCGACTGAACATCGACGTCAAGGGCCGGGATGCGCCCGCCGCCGCCGCTCGGGCGATCCGCGACGCCGACGCCGTCGACCGCGTGCTCGTCACGTCGTTCTCGGGTTCCCGACGGCGACGCGCGCTGGCCCTCCTCCCCGGCGCTGCCACGTCCGCCGACGCGGGTCGCCTCGTCCTCGCGGTCCTCGGCGCGCGGCTCGCGCTCGCGCCGGTCGTGCGCCTCGCCCTCCGCGGTGTCGACGCCGTGCAGATGCCCTGTCGGGTGATCGGGATCCGCACCGTCTCCCCCGTGATGGTCGGCCGGCTCGGGCGCGCCGTCCGCGAGGTGCACGTCTGGACGGTGGACGACCCCCGGCGAGATGATCCGCCTGGTCAGGGCCGGGGTCCACGGCATCGTGACCGACCGCGCCGACCTCGCGCTCGCCGCCATGGGCGACAGGGACTGGGATTCGCCTGGGAACAGGGTGTCCTGAGAAAGGATCCTCACAGCCGCACGGTTTACAACGGGGAGTGCATCGCGAGAGGAGACCACCATGGCAGATCGCAGCTTGCGCGGGATGCGGCTCGGGTCCACGAGCCTGCAGAGCGAGGAGGGCGTCAGCTTCTCCCCCCGGCAGAGGAAGACGTACCGCACGACCGACGGCACCACGTTCGAGGTCGTGTTCTCGGCCGACGCCGAGGTCCCCGAGGTCTGGGAGTCGCCGAAGAGCGGCTTGGAGGGACGCCTCCTCGACGCGGAGGGCGCGCCCGTCGCCCACGACGAGGTCGAGGCGAAGGTCCCCCGGAGCCACTGGGACATGCTGCTCGAGCGCCGGACGCGCGCCGAGCTCGAGGAGCTCCTCGAGGAGCGCCTCGCCACCCTCCGCGCGCGGCGCGGTCAGCACCGCATCGGCGCCTGACCCGACCCCTCCGCTCGCGAACCGTCTACAGGAGCACCCCTCGGCCTCGCCGGGGGGTGCTCCTCTGCGTGCGGGCGGCGCGGACCGTCAGCGCGCGGTTCGGCGCCCGCGGCGCCCGAGCGCGATCCCGGAGACGGCCAGAGCGCCGAGGCCGAGGCCCGAGACGAGCCACTCGATGTCGCGACCCACGAGGATCGCTGGCGTGACGACGTCGGCGGTCGGCACGTCGACCACCATCGACCCGGCGGTGAACCAGGGCAGCCGGTCGATGTCCCGCCCGTCCGGGCCGACGATCGCGCTGGTGCCGACGGTCGAGATGTTGACGACGCTCCGACCCGTCTCGAGCGCCCGCATCCGGGCGATCGCCAGCTGCTGCACGCTCTCGTCGGTGCGCCCGAAGTCGGCGTTGTTCGACTGGGCGAGGATGAGGCCAGCGCCCTCGTGGACCATGTCGGTCGTCAGCTGGTCGTCGACGATGTCGAAGCAGATCGCGATGCCGGCGGTGACCCCCGCGACGTCCATCACCTGATCCGTCGTGCCCGGCGTGTACTCGCGCTGGATGAGGCCGATGAGGTCGGGCGCGAACGGCTCCCAGAACGCGCGATCGGGCACGTACTCGCCGAAGGGCACGGGGTGCTTCTTGTCGTAGTGGTCGGTCGCCCCTCCCCCGGTCCACACGAGCGACTCGTTGTAGTAGCGGCCGTCGCGCTCGGTGACCGTGCCCACGACGAGCGGGGCGCCGAGGCGCGCGACCACGCGGTCGAGGGCGGCGGCCGAGCCGGGGTCCCGCAGCGGATCCGCATCCGCCGCGTTCTCGGGCCACACCACCATGTCGACTCCGGCGTCCGACGGGATCTCCGCGGTGGCGGCCAGATGCGCGCGGAGGATGTCGCCGTAGCGCGCGCCGTCGAAGTACCCGGCCTTCGCGTTCCCCTGCACAGCGGCGACCCGGGTCGTCCCGGTGGTCGTGACGGGGAACGCGGGCACGACGAGCACGAGGGCGACGGCGATCCCCGCGACGAGCGAACGGGACGCGCGCCGCACGCGCTCCTCCGCGGCGAGCTCGAGCAGCAGCGCGACGAGGAGGACGAGCACGAAGGACAGGCCGGAGAGACCGAGCCACGTCACGAGGTGCGCGAACGGGCTCTCCGACTGCGACAGCGACACGCGTCCCCAGGCGAAGCCGCCGTAGGGCCAGACCGCGGAGATCGCCTCGCGCGCGGTCCACAGCCCGGCGATCGCGACCGGCAGCAGCACCACGCGGCCGGCGACCGTCGGGAACGCGCGTGGGATCCAGCGCGTCGCCGTCGCGATGGCGACGGCCCCGGTCGCGACGAAGAGCGACTCCAGGGCGGACAGCGCGATCCACGGCACCGGCCCGAGGTACAGCGACGCCCACTCGATGTGCGTGAGGTAGAAGGCGAGCCCGGCCACGAGCCCGATGAGGAACGCGGGACCGGGACGTCTGCCGCGCAGCGCGAGGAGCGCGAGGGCGATCCCGGGGAACACGAGCGGCCACAGCCCGCGGTCGGGGAACGCCGCGTCCATGACCGGTCCGGACGCCGCGGCGGCGAGGAGCGCACCCCACAGCGGCAACGGCGGACGGACGGGCTCCGCGGGCGAGGGCATGAGGACGGAGCGCTCCCGACGGGGAGCCCGGGCGAGCGCGGTCACACCGAGGAGTACGCGACGATGCCGCGCCGGATGCTGTCGAGCGCCGTGCGGGCGTTCCGGGAGACGGGGCCGTCGGCCACGACGGAGAGCTGGTCCAGGAGGTCGATGGTCTGCTTCGTCCAGCGGACGAAGTCGCCGGCGGCGAGGTCGGCCTCGTCGAGCACGGCATCGAGGCTGCCGCCGCGCGCCCAGCGGTGCATCGGGGCGCACAGGCCGGTCGAGAGCGGATCCGTCGTCGGCAGCCGGCGCTCGCGCTCGACGTCGTCGAGGCGCGACCAGATCTCCTCCGTGCGCTCGAGCGCCGCGCGGAAGGCGCCGCGCGGGAGGTTGCGGTCGTTGCGGTCGCCCTCATCACGGCGCGGCTGGTAGACCAGCGAGGCGGCCATGGCGGCGAGGGCTGCAGGATCGAGGTCGACCCACACCTGCGTGCGCAGGCACTCCGCGATGAGGAGGTCGCGGTCGCCGTAGATGCGCTTGAGCATCCGGCCGTTGGGCGTCGGCGCGACCTGGCCGTCCGTGGCGCGCTTGAGGTAGCCGAGCGAGAGCAGCAGCTCGGTGACGCGGTCGAAGACCTTGGCCACGGCGTTGGTGCGGGTGCGGATCTGCTGCCCGAGCGCATCCGTCTGCCGCTTGAGGCGCCACCAGCGCTCCGCCCAGCGCGCGTGCGACTCGCGGTCCTTGCAGGCGTGGCAGGGGTGCGCCTTCATCCGGCGACGGAGGTCGGTCAGCTGGCGCTGCCGCTTGTCGCGCTCCCCGTGCTGGCCGGGCTGCTGCATGTCGGCTCGGGCGGCGGTGGCGCGCTCGAGGTCGCTGAGCTCGCGGCGGAGGCCCGAGTACTCGCGGAAGTCGCCGAGGTGGCAGACCATCGCCTTCTCGTACCCGGCGAGCGACTCCTCCTGGGTGCGCACCTTCCGCGCGAGGTCGACGACCGCACGGTCGGCCTGGAACTGCGCGAACGACGACTCGAGCACCTCGCGCGTGCGCTCCCGGCCGAACTGGTCGATGAGGTTGACGGCCATGTTGTACGTGGGACGGAAGCTCGAGTTGAGGGGGTACGTGCGGCGGGAGGCGAGCGAGGCGACGGCCTGCGGATCCAGCCCGTCCTTCCACTGGATCACGGCGTGACCCTCCACGTCGATGCCGCGGCGGCCGGCGCGGCCGGTCAGCTGCGTGTACTCCCCCGGCGTGAGCGGCACGCGCGCCTCGCCGTTGAACTTCTCGAGCTGCTCGAGGACGACCGTGCGCGCGGGCATGTTGATGCCGAGCGCGAGGGTCTCCGTGGCGAACACGGCCTTCACGAGCTTCCGCTGGAAGAGCTCTTCGACGACCTCCTTGAAGGCGGGCAGCATGCCCGCGTGGTGCGCCGCGACCCCGCGCTCCAGGCCCTCGAGCCACTCCCAGTAGCCGAGGACGGCGAGGTCCTCGTCGCGGAGCGTGCGGCAGCGCTCCTCCACGACGGCGCGGATCTCGTCGCGCTCGTGCGCGTGGGTGAGACGGACGCCGGCGCGCAGCACCTGCTTGACGGCCGCGTCGCAGCCCGCGCGGCTGAAGATGAAGAAGATCGCGGGCAGCAGGTTGCGCTCCTCGAGGAGGGCGACGACCTCGGGGCGGTCCATGCGGCCGCGGTCCCAGGGGCCTGGTGCCCGCTTGCCGGATCCGCCGACGGCCCCCGTCCGGCCCCGCGAGTGCCCCTGGCCGCCGCGCACGCGGACGGCCTCGCGACCCCCGCCGTGCGTCATGCGGACGAGCTCGGGGTTCACGCGGTGCGTCGCGGCGAGACCGGACGAGTCGAAGAGGTCGACCATGCGGTGCCGCACGATGACGTGCTGCTCGAGGGGCACGGGCCGCTCCTCGGAGACGATGACGTCCGTCTCGCCGCGCACCGCCTGCAGCCAGTCGCCGAACTCCTCGGCGTTGGACACGGTCGCGCTCAGCGAGATCATCCGGACGCTCTGCGGGAGGTGGATGATGACCTCCTCCCACACGGCGCCGCGGAAGCGGTCGGCCAGGTAGTGCACCTCGTCCATGATCACGAAGGCGAGGTCGCGGAGCAGGTCGGAGTCCGCGTAGAGCATGTTGCGCAGCACCTCGGTCGTCATCACGACGATGCGCGCGCGGCTGTTGACGTTGGTGTCGCCCGTGAGCAGGCCCACCTCGTCCGGCCCGTACTCGGCCACGAGCTCGGCGTACTTCTGGTTGCTGAGCGCCTTCATCGGCGCCGTGTAGA
This genomic interval from Clavibacter michiganensis contains the following:
- a CDS encoding DEAD/DEAH box helicase, giving the protein MTDQLSPAERYAASRTRRSLPLLESFASGLRFDLDPFQRAAAESLENGRSVLVAAPTGAGKTIVAEFAVYLAMQRPSAKIFYTAPMKALSNQKYAELVAEYGPDEVGLLTGDTNVNSRARIVVMTTEVLRNMLYADSDLLRDLAFVIMDEVHYLADRFRGAVWEEVIIHLPQSVRMISLSATVSNAEEFGDWLQAVRGETDVIVSEERPVPLEQHVIVRHRMVDLFDSSGLAATHRVNPELVRMTHGGGREAVRVRGGQGHSRGRTGAVGGSGKRAPGPWDRGRMDRPEVVALLEERNLLPAIFFIFSRAGCDAAVKQVLRAGVRLTHAHERDEIRAVVEERCRTLRDEDLAVLGYWEWLEGLERGVAAHHAGMLPAFKEVVEELFQRKLVKAVFATETLALGINMPARTVVLEQLEKFNGEARVPLTPGEYTQLTGRAGRRGIDVEGHAVIQWKDGLDPQAVASLASRRTYPLNSSFRPTYNMAVNLIDQFGRERTREVLESSFAQFQADRAVVDLARKVRTQEESLAGYEKAMVCHLGDFREYSGLRRELSDLERATAARADMQQPGQHGERDKRQRQLTDLRRRMKAHPCHACKDRESHARWAERWWRLKRQTDALGQQIRTRTNAVAKVFDRVTELLLSLGYLKRATDGQVAPTPNGRMLKRIYGDRDLLIAECLRTQVWVDLDPAALAAMAASLVYQPRRDEGDRNDRNLPRGAFRAALERTEEIWSRLDDVERERRLPTTDPLSTGLCAPMHRWARGGSLDAVLDEADLAAGDFVRWTKQTIDLLDQLSVVADGPVSRNARTALDSIRRGIVAYSSV
- a CDS encoding RNA polymerase-binding protein RbpA, translating into MADRSLRGMRLGSTSLQSEEGVSFSPRQRKTYRTTDGTTFEVVFSADAEVPEVWESPKSGLEGRLLDAEGAPVAHDEVEAKVPRSHWDMLLERRTRAELEELLEERLATLRARRGQHRIGA
- a CDS encoding SDR family oxidoreductase codes for the protein MTTQTRLVAVTGVTGAIGGAVARQLADAGLPQRLLARTPSRAPDLADATVHEVTYGDRAATLRALTGVEILLMVSAAEDEHRLAQHVAFVDAAAEAGVRHVVYTSFQGAAPDATFTLARDHHATEDRIRASGMAWTFLRDAFYIDFVSQLVGDDGVIRGPAGDGRVAAVTRADVAQVAATILRDPESHAGATYELTGPEALTMAEIAATVAAARQRTVTYRDETLEEARASRAVWQAPEWQLDAWISTYTAMAAGEMAHVSGDVERVLGRRPVSLAEFLASEGRDESRSASAT
- a CDS encoding alpha/beta hydrolase family protein, whose translation is MKTTDLDLLTSVSRPAVSPDGRLAVVSVTRPRVHADAYTGQLWEVTTDGSAPPRRITRGFRDTAPRLSPDGSVIAFLRAEPKGPPQLHVVRSTGGEPVALTDELLGVGAFDWSPDGSRIVYASRVAEPGRYGSVEGVSAAAEPARRIATTKYLANGLGWSTDRHTQLFLVDLPALDAEPFVAAVPSGYTDAADPAVRGDGVDAKSSAAERAGVPPVVRLTDEPVDHDAPRFSADGSEVLFVASRHDGRDDDLLSGAYAVAVPARGEASSGVPEVRTVVSHEAGLGIAEVASVEGGRIYLLAQDLGESGVDFVARNTALYVLDADDAAPRVLTDAETVDLGGSGITVEDRDAVLVLNGSRGTVQLLRVTADGAVEALVDDQVEITGVGVGGGAVVVALTDPRTHGDLALVRADRPADAGSALVPLTDFSAPLRDAGIRPLHELVVEGRDGYPVHGWVVLPEGEGPHPVVLVIHGGPYAAYGVHLFDEAQVYADASYAVLLCNPRGAAGYGQEHGRVIKERMGTVDMHDVLDFLDGAIAVHDTIDGSRAGIMGGSYGGYLTAWTIAHEHRFQGAIVERGFLDPELFTGTSDIGTFFGEEYTGHDEETRRAQSPQAFAHQVRTPTLVVHSEDDLRCPLSQAERYHLALVRSGVETEMLVFPGEDHELSRSGRPRHRVQRFEAILDWWARHLPVDGGGR
- the lnt gene encoding apolipoprotein N-acyltransferase, producing MPSPAEPVRPPLPLWGALLAAAASGPVMDAAFPDRGLWPLVFPGIALALLALRGRRPGPAFLIGLVAGLAFYLTHIEWASLYLGPVPWIALSALESLFVATGAVAIATATRWIPRAFPTVAGRVVLLPVAIAGLWTAREAISAVWPYGGFAWGRVSLSQSESPFAHLVTWLGLSGLSFVLVLLVALLLELAAEERVRRASRSLVAGIAVALVLVVPAFPVTTTGTTRVAAVQGNAKAGYFDGARYGDILRAHLAATAEIPSDAGVDMVVWPENAADADPLRDPGSAAALDRVVARLGAPLVVGTVTERDGRYYNESLVWTGGGATDHYDKKHPVPFGEYVPDRAFWEPFAPDLIGLIQREYTPGTTDQVMDVAGVTAGIAICFDIVDDQLTTDMVHEGAGLILAQSNNADFGRTDESVQQLAIARMRALETGRSVVNISTVGTSAIVGPDGRDIDRLPWFTAGSMVVDVPTADVVTPAILVGRDIEWLVSGLGLGALAVSGIALGRRGRRTAR
- a CDS encoding SDR family oxidoreductase produces the protein MSTVDEIRPFAPDELRGRRALVTGSSRGIGADTVAYLAEAGADVVVNYRNKAARAEKLVAKLVEGGTKAIAVGADLTDHESVDRLMETVRAELGGLDVLVLNASGGMESGMAEDYAMTLNRDAQLNVLRSALPLLTEGGRVVFVTSHQAHFIRTTETMPEYEAVARSKRAGEDALRELIPELDERGIGFVVVSGDMIEGTITATLLSRMNPEAIQERKEASGGLYNVSQFAAEVARAVVDPIPAEHLRLVGDTSSFRPE
- a CDS encoding NUDIX hydrolase, producing the protein MSDEAVRHVRDTARILLVDERERLLLFLTNYSVDVDLPPRWLTPGGGIDPGESPAQAARRELFEETGLRVESVGEPVWEHDYARQRIDGDLDTGHSTFYLVRTTAFAPVSDNWMPDEFDDIHAHRWFTLDELAATADPLEPAELVEVTREVLSRKP